One window from the genome of Diospyros lotus cultivar Yz01 chromosome 11, ASM1463336v1, whole genome shotgun sequence encodes:
- the LOC127813353 gene encoding germin-like protein subfamily 1 member 11 produces MKGTHFFVTMAVLALASTLAYASDPSPLQDFCVPVNDSKFGVFVNGKFCKDPNLATPEDFFFPGSNILNRQNTSNQLGFTVTLVNVMNLPGLNTLGISLAKLDFAPFGVNPPHTHPRASEFIVVLEGTLYAGFVTSSPENRLFAKILYPGDVFVFAEGLIHFQFNVAKTKNAVAIGGLSSQNPGVITIPNAVFESNPKINPDVLTKAFQLDKKVVDYLQTVF; encoded by the exons ATGAAGGGCACCCACTTCTTCGTAACTATGGCTGTGTTGGCCTTGGCTTCAACACTTGCCTATGCTTCTGATCCAAGCCCATTGCAGGACTTTTGTGTTCCTGTTAATGACTCCAAATTTGGAG TGTTTGTGAATGGGAAGTTTTGTAAGGACCCGAACCTCGCTACGCCAGAAGATTTCTTCTTTCCCGG TTCCAACATCCTTAACCGTCAAAATACATCAAACCAACTAGGCTTTACTGTGACTCTAGTGAATGTGATGAACTTACCGGGGCTTAACACGCTTGGTATCTCCTTGGCCAAACTCGACTTTGCTCCCTTTGGGGTTAACCCGCCACATACACACCCTCGTGCTAGTGAGTTCATTGTTGTGCTGGAAGGTACCTTATATGCAGGCTTTGTCACCTCCAGTCCAGAAAATCGTCTCTTTGCAAAGATTCTGTATCCGGGagatgtgtttgtgtttgcAGAGGGTCTCATTCATTTCCAGTTCAATGTGGCAAAGACTAAGAACGCCGTCGCGATTGGTGGTCTAAGCAGCCAAAATCCTGGGGTTATTACCATTCCGAATGCAGTATTTGAGTCCAATCCCAAGATTAACCCTGATGTTTTGACCAAGGCATTTCAACTGGACAAAAAGGTGGTTGATTATCTCCAAACAGTCTTCTAA